A genome region from Sceloporus undulatus isolate JIND9_A2432 ecotype Alabama chromosome 1, SceUnd_v1.1, whole genome shotgun sequence includes the following:
- the LOC121936741 gene encoding 60 kDa lysophospholipase-like isoform X1 translates to MAAAGETPPAPRLQRLRSSSLSHESLWGSPEVWPAREEARARVLVLNTGGTIGMAGSECDGGLAPQANKLVEALKKMPMLHDAEYAKATKFYDSCALPESTLVLPLSKRKKRVIYSIVEYSPLLDSCNMTTDDWAKIAKDLETYYEQYDGFVILHGTDTMAYTAAALSFMCENLGKTIVLTGAQVPIYELRNDGRSNLLGALLIAGLFVIPEVCLYFHHKLYRGNRVTKVDTGSFDAFSSPNLPPLANAEVDIKIDWGIVWRATTTKKFKVHTDMNRNVGLLRIFPGITATTVRAFLQHPMEGIVLETYGCGNAPNNRPDLLEELRQATERNVVILNCTQCLRGSVAPTYATGQDLAHVGVISGGDMTPEASLAKLSYVLAQSQLTWKEKKQMLCDNLRGEMSSMFTGNQSSLSNSIFIKVMTKFISLNCKEELGALIPSLACAAAKTGDMDALKAIEEVGGNLNCEDYDGRTPLHVASSEGHVHLTEYLLKSGASVYGKDRYGATPLMNAIEFRHMEVIQLLRKTGAHLSKEELENAGTKLCLLASKGDVDGLMAWHLAGVDMEHADYSGRTPLQVANITNNNQTLDFLIQLKSK, encoded by the exons ATGGCAGCTGCAGGAGAGACACCTCCTGCCCCACGGCTGCAGCGGCTGAGAAGCTCTTCCCTGAGCCATGAGAGCCTGTGGGGCTCCCCAGAAGTCTGGCCTGCCAGGGAGGAAGCCAGAGCTCGCGTGCTGGTGCTCAACACTGGGGGCACCATTGGCATGGCAGGCAGTGAATGTGATGGAG GGCTTGCTCCTCAGGCTAATAAGTTAGTGGAGGCCTTGAAAAAAATGCCAATGCTACACGATGCGGAATATGCCAAGGCCACAAAATTTTATGATTCCTGTGCCCTTCCAGAAAGCACTTTGGTGCTTCC ACtctctaaaagaaagaaaagggtgaTCTACAGCATCGTAGAGTATTCACCACTACTTGATTCTTGTAACATGACAACAGATGACTGGGCTAAGATCGCCAAAGATCTTGAG ACCTATTATGAACAATATGATGGCTTTGTGATCCTTCACGGAACAGACACAATGGCTTATACGGCTGCTGCTTTATCCTTCATGTGTGAGAACCTGGGTAAAACCATTGTTCTAACAGGAGCTCAG GTACCTATATATGAATTGAGGAATGATGGACGGTCCAATCTACTTGGGGCACTACTGATTGCTGGACTATTTGTTATCCCTGAG GTGTGCCTCTACTTTCACCATAAACTCTATCGGGGAAATAGGGTGACCAAGGTGGACACAGGCAGTTTTGATGCTTTCTCTTCCCCTAATCTTCCTCCTCTGGCAAATGCGGAAGTGGATATAAAAA ttGACTGGGGAATTGTATGGCGAGCCACTACCACAAAGAAGTTTAAGGTCCACACCGATATGAATAGGAATGTGGGGTTGCTGAGGATCTTCCCAGGAATTACTGCTACTACT GTGAGGGCATTCCTCCAGCATCCGATGGAAGGGATAGTACTGGAAACGTATGGCTGTGGCAATGCCCCAAACAACCGTCCTGATTTGCTAGAAGAGTTGAGGCAAGCGACAGAGAGGAATGTGGTGATCCTAAACTGCACACAGTGTTTGCGAGGCTCTGTGGCTCCAACCTACGCAACTGGACAG GACCTTGCTCATGTTGGAGTAATTTCAGGAGGGGACATGACACCTGAAGCATCTTTGGCAAAGCTCTCATATGTGTTGGCCCAAAGTCAACTTACTTGGAAGGAAAAGAAGCAG ATGCTGTGTGACAATCTCAGAGGTGAAATGTCTTCTATGTTCACAGGAAACCAGAGCTCCTTAAGTAACAGCATCTTTATCAAAGTGATGACCAAATTTATAAGTCTTAACTGCAAAGAG gaGCTTGGAGCTTTGATCCCATCTTTGGCTTGTGCTGCTGCTAAAACTGGAGACATGGATGCACTGAAAGCCATTGAAGAAGTG GGTGGAAATTTGAACTGTGAAGATTATGATGGCCGCACTCCACTTCATGTGGCATCAAGTGAAGGGCATGTTCACTTAACTGAGTACCTACTGAAAAGTGGGGCAAGTGTTTATGGCAAAGACAGATATGGTGCTACCCCATTGATGAATGCCATTGAATTCAG GCACATGGAAGTCATACAGCTACTTCGTAAAACAGGAGCTCACCTTTCCAAGGAAGAGCTGGAGAATGCTGGGACCAAACTCTGCCt CCTCGCTTCTAAGGGTGATGTAGATGGATTGATGGCTTGGCATCTTGCAGGTGTAGATATGGAACACGCTGATTATTCTGGAAGAACACCTCTCCAAGTA GCAAATATTACAAACAACAATCAAACCCTGGACTTCCTGATTCAGCTGAAATCAAAATGA
- the LOC121936741 gene encoding 60 kDa lysophospholipase-like isoform X2 — protein MAAAGETPPAPRLQRLRSSSLSHESLWGSPEVWPAREEARARVLVLNTGGTIGMAGSECDGGLAPQANKLVEALKKMPMLHDAEYAKATKFYDSCALPESTLVLPLSKRKKRVIYSIVEYSPLLDSCNMTTDDWAKIAKDLETYYEQYDGFVILHGTDTMAYTAAALSFMCENLGKTIVLTGAQVPIYELRNDGRSNLLGALLIAGLFVIPEVCLYFHHKLYRGNRVTKVDTGSFDAFSSPNLPPLANAEVDIKIDWGIVWRATTTKKFKVHTDMNRNVGLLRIFPGITATTVRAFLQHPMEGIVLETYGCGNAPNNRPDLLEELRQATERNVVILNCTQCLRGSVAPTYATGQDLAHVGVISGGDMTPEASLAKLSYVLAQSQLTWKEKKQMLCDNLRGEMSSMFTGNQSSLSNSIFIKVMTKFISLNCKEELGALIPSLACAAAKTGDMDALKAIEEVGGNLNCEDYDGRTPLHVASSEGHVHLTEYLLKSGASVYGKDRYGATPLMNAIEFRHMEVIQLLRKTGAHLSKEELENAGTKLCLLASKGDVDGLMAWHLAGVDMEHADYSGRTPLQVSLPNKHLKKFLIKR, from the exons ATGGCAGCTGCAGGAGAGACACCTCCTGCCCCACGGCTGCAGCGGCTGAGAAGCTCTTCCCTGAGCCATGAGAGCCTGTGGGGCTCCCCAGAAGTCTGGCCTGCCAGGGAGGAAGCCAGAGCTCGCGTGCTGGTGCTCAACACTGGGGGCACCATTGGCATGGCAGGCAGTGAATGTGATGGAG GGCTTGCTCCTCAGGCTAATAAGTTAGTGGAGGCCTTGAAAAAAATGCCAATGCTACACGATGCGGAATATGCCAAGGCCACAAAATTTTATGATTCCTGTGCCCTTCCAGAAAGCACTTTGGTGCTTCC ACtctctaaaagaaagaaaagggtgaTCTACAGCATCGTAGAGTATTCACCACTACTTGATTCTTGTAACATGACAACAGATGACTGGGCTAAGATCGCCAAAGATCTTGAG ACCTATTATGAACAATATGATGGCTTTGTGATCCTTCACGGAACAGACACAATGGCTTATACGGCTGCTGCTTTATCCTTCATGTGTGAGAACCTGGGTAAAACCATTGTTCTAACAGGAGCTCAG GTACCTATATATGAATTGAGGAATGATGGACGGTCCAATCTACTTGGGGCACTACTGATTGCTGGACTATTTGTTATCCCTGAG GTGTGCCTCTACTTTCACCATAAACTCTATCGGGGAAATAGGGTGACCAAGGTGGACACAGGCAGTTTTGATGCTTTCTCTTCCCCTAATCTTCCTCCTCTGGCAAATGCGGAAGTGGATATAAAAA ttGACTGGGGAATTGTATGGCGAGCCACTACCACAAAGAAGTTTAAGGTCCACACCGATATGAATAGGAATGTGGGGTTGCTGAGGATCTTCCCAGGAATTACTGCTACTACT GTGAGGGCATTCCTCCAGCATCCGATGGAAGGGATAGTACTGGAAACGTATGGCTGTGGCAATGCCCCAAACAACCGTCCTGATTTGCTAGAAGAGTTGAGGCAAGCGACAGAGAGGAATGTGGTGATCCTAAACTGCACACAGTGTTTGCGAGGCTCTGTGGCTCCAACCTACGCAACTGGACAG GACCTTGCTCATGTTGGAGTAATTTCAGGAGGGGACATGACACCTGAAGCATCTTTGGCAAAGCTCTCATATGTGTTGGCCCAAAGTCAACTTACTTGGAAGGAAAAGAAGCAG ATGCTGTGTGACAATCTCAGAGGTGAAATGTCTTCTATGTTCACAGGAAACCAGAGCTCCTTAAGTAACAGCATCTTTATCAAAGTGATGACCAAATTTATAAGTCTTAACTGCAAAGAG gaGCTTGGAGCTTTGATCCCATCTTTGGCTTGTGCTGCTGCTAAAACTGGAGACATGGATGCACTGAAAGCCATTGAAGAAGTG GGTGGAAATTTGAACTGTGAAGATTATGATGGCCGCACTCCACTTCATGTGGCATCAAGTGAAGGGCATGTTCACTTAACTGAGTACCTACTGAAAAGTGGGGCAAGTGTTTATGGCAAAGACAGATATGGTGCTACCCCATTGATGAATGCCATTGAATTCAG GCACATGGAAGTCATACAGCTACTTCGTAAAACAGGAGCTCACCTTTCCAAGGAAGAGCTGGAGAATGCTGGGACCAAACTCTGCCt CCTCGCTTCTAAGGGTGATGTAGATGGATTGATGGCTTGGCATCTTGCAGGTGTAGATATGGAACACGCTGATTATTCTGGAAGAACACCTCTCCAAGTA AGTCTTCCAAATAAGCATTTGAAGAAATTTCTAATAAAAAGATGA